The genomic interval CCGGGCCAATGATAGCGGCGATAGGCGCGCAGATCCTGTGCCGGAGGCTGCGGGATTTCGCGGCGATGGCGGGTGGCCGCTTCGCGCAGGAACTGGGCCAGCAGCAGAAACACATCGTCGTCGCGCTGGCGCAGCGGGGGCAATTCGATTTCGGCAAGGCTCAGCCGATAATAAAGGTCGTCATCCAGCATGCCGTCGGACCGCAGTTTGGCAATTCCCCCTTCGACCGATGCGACAAGGCGCGGCCCGTCCGGCCCGATCCCGTCCAGCAGGCCCACCAGCTGCGCCTGTGCCGCATGGGACAGGGCGGCAATGCGGGCCAGATACAGCGTGCCGCCCGCCGCCTGCGCCAGCGCGCCCAGCGCGGCGCCGTCACCCAACAGCGCGGCCTCGATACTGATGTCTTTCAGCGCGCCGCAATCCAGCACCACATAATCGCCGCCCCGGTCGGCATTGTCGTGGATCGCCTGCGCCGCGACCGCCTTGCCGGTTCCCGGCTCTCCTGACAGCAGGACCGCCACATCCAGCCCGGCGACTGCGGCGATCTCTCGCCTCAGATCGCGCATCACCTGCGATTTTCCGGGCAGCCGTGATTTCAGACTGTCGCCCGAGCTGATCCTGGCCCGCAACTGACGGTTTTCCAGATTGAGGCGTCGCGATTCCAGCGCCCGGCGCAGGATTTCGCGCAGATAATCCGAAGGCGAGGTCTTTTCCAGAAAGTTGAAGGCGCCGCCCCGGATCGCCTGCACCGCCGTGGGAATGTCGCCATGCGCGGTAAACAGGATAAAGGGCACTTCGGGCGCCTGTTCCTGCGCGCGTTCCAGCAGCTGCAACCCGGTCATGCCGGGCATGCGCATGTCCGACAGGATCACCCCGTTCCAGTCGGGCTGCAACGCGGCCAGCATCGCCTCGGCATCGGAAAAACCACGCGCGGGCCAGCCGCTGCCCTCGATCACCTCGACCAATGCGGGCAGCAGGTCGGCATCATCATCGACGACATAAACGACGGGGTCGTTCATCTGGCTCACTCCACTTTCTGCAGCAGCAGATTTGCGCTGACGCCGCCGCCACGGGCGGGAACAAGGCGCAGATCGCCACCCATATCCTTCGCGATATTATAGGAAATTGACAGGCCAAGGCCCATGCCGCGCCCCGCGCTCTTGGTGGTGACAAACGGGTTCAGCGCGTCTTCGGGATGCAGATCGCCCAGACCGGTGCCGTTATCCGTGACCGACAGCGCGATCATCTGACCGTCTGGGGCGGCGTCCACGGTGATCCGCCCGTCGGGCTGATCGGCAACGGCATCCAGCGCATTGGTCAGCAGGTTCACGACCACCTGTTCGATCAGCACGGCAACGCCAAGGACGGTGATGCCCTCGATCCCCGGGCCGATCTGCGGGCGAATGGCAGCCACGTCAAAACGGGTTTTCAGCAGGTCGGTGGCATCCTCGACCACGCGCGCGAGCGCGACCGGCTCTCGCTGGCTGTCGGCGCGGCGGGCAAAGCGGACCAGATGCGCGATGATGGCCTGCATCCGGCCCGTCAGATCGGCGATGCGGTTCAACTGACGCTCTGCCTCTTCGGTATTGCCTGACTGCCGGGCATCGTCCAGCAGCATCAGGCGATATCGCAGCGCGGTCAGCGGCTGGTTCAATTCGTGGCTGATCCCGGCCGACAGATTGCCAAGCGCGGCCATCTTGCCGGTCTGCACCAGATCGGCCTGGGTCTGTTTCAGCTCGGAAATGGCGCTGTCGCGGGCCTCGATCGCGCGGGCGAAATCATCGACGGCGGTGCGGATGCGCCCGATCTCATCCTGACGCGGCATACGGCGCAATCGGGTCCCCGAGGATTCCGAAAGCTCCAGCATTCTTGAGGTCAGGGCCCGCAGCGGCATGACGATCCGTCGGCGCATCACCCCGAAGATCAGCGTGATCCCCGCAGCCCCCAGCAGAAGCGTCAGCGCCGCCAGCGCGGCCATGGTCCAGCGGGCCGAGGTGACGCCGCTGCTGATCGCGGACAGGGCCTGATGCTTCTCGGCCTCGCCCAGTTGGGACAGGCGGTTTTGCAGATCGGTCAGCCCTTGCTGGATCAGCCCGATTTCCTGAAAGATCCGGGCGTCCAGTTCCAGCATCTGGCTGCGCAGGGCCAAAAGGCCCTTTTGCAGGTCGAAGGACTGGCGCAGCAATTCGACCGATTGGCGCAGCGTCAGGAATTCGATCCCCTCGGGCAGGCGGGAAATCCGCTCGGTCAGGCGGGCCTGCATGTCCAGACCCAAACCGCTTAACTGATCTATCTGGCCCTGGCTTTGGCTGACGGCGGATTGCAGCAACAGCGTCACCACGGTGCCCGCATCCGTGCCCAGTTGCAGCACTTCATCGCGCAGCACGCGTTCAGCGGCGATCTGCTGCAGCAGCAATTCGCGGCTTGGCCCGTCCTGCGCATCTTCGATTTCCAGCATCTTGGCGCGGATATTGAAATCGTAATCGCTGAGCAACGGGTCAATCTCATCCTGGATATCCACGTTCAGCCAGCGCAGCGCATCCAGCCGTCCGGCCATCTCTTCGGCCTGCTGGCGCCGCCGTTCGGTCAGCGGGACCAGCGCCGCGATCCGGTCGCGCAGATCGGTGATCATGGCGGAATTTCCGGCCGAGCTATCCGTCACGGCCCCGGCAAGCGAAGCCTCCAGACTGGCCGAGACATCGCCCAACTCTTCGATCAGCCCGTCCGATGCGCCCTCATCCCCGATGATCCGCGTGGCCAGCGTCGTCAGCCGCGCCGATTGGCTGGCGATTTCGCCGGTCAGCGCGATCCGGGGAACCTGCGCCGTCGCAATCTCTGCGAAATCGCGCTGGAAACGGGCAAAGACCAGATTGGTGGCCGCCAAAGCGAACCACATCAGCATGACCGTGCCCAGAACCAGCATCATCAGCCGCTGCCACAATCCGACACGCATCCATCTTCGGCGGAGAGAGATCACGGCTTCGGGGCCTCCAGCCGGGTCAGGGCCAGATCGACCGCGTCAAGCTGCGCCTTCGCGGCTGCGGCCCATCGCTGGCGCGCCTCTTGCTGCGCTTCGTTCATGCGGATCAGGTCGCTGGCATAGCCGGGATTGGCATTCAGCGCGCTGGGCAGGGCCTCGGTCTCGGCAATCGGGACGCGGGACAGTTCGCGCCGCAGGCTGGCAAGTTCGGCCGCCTCGACCGCGCCTTCCAGCGCGTCGATCCGCGCGAACATGTTGCGCCTGCGTGGCAGCAGATCCGCGATGAACAGCTCGAAAATCATGTTCACCGACCAATAGCGCGCCTGGGCCAGTTCGGCGTCATAGCCCTGCCAGCTGCGATGGATGGCAAGGTCCAGCGCGTCGGGAATGGCGTCACCGGCAGCATCGCGGATCGCGGGCGAGGCCGGGATCCGCCCGACCTCTGGCTGCAACAGGATCCGCTGCCCCTGATCCGAGGTCACGAAGCCCAGGAAGTCGCAGGCGGCAACGGGCTGTCCGCCGCCCGTCAGCAGGCCGATCTGGGCGGGAAAGACCATCACCGGCTGACCATAGCGGAAATCAAGCCCGCTCTGGGTCTGCGCCAGAAAATCGATGGTCAGCCCGATGTCGAACCGGCCGGCCTCGATCCCCTCGATCACGCCAAAGCTGCGCGCGCTGAGCGTCGCCAGATTCTGCGACAGCGCCAGAAGGAAGCTCCAGCCTTCCTCCCATCCCCGGACCTGCAGGAAACGCTCGACCATCATATGCGATGTGCCCGAGCGTGACGGCAGCGCCATGCCGATCTTGCCGCGATAGGCCGGCAGAAGCAGGTCGTCCCAGGTGCCGGGCATGAAGACCTCATTCCCTGACCTGCGCGCCCACCCGATCGAGGAGAAGGCAAAGGGCACATAGCCATCCGTCCCGGCGGCCTCGCATCCCGTGGTGCTGAACCCGGATCTTGCCTTGATCAGCGCGAAAGGTTCGGGGGCAGAGACCCAGAAGATGTCGAATTGGCGACTGTTGCCGCGGATCACCTCGGACAGGGCGGAATTGGTATTCTTGTTCAGGACCAGCACCTCGATCCCGGGATGCGCGTCGCGAAATCCGGCAATCAGCGGATCGGTCAGCGAGGGCGGCAAAGAGGTGATGATCCGAAGGGTCTGCGCGACGGCCGCAGTGGGTGCGGCCAGCGCCATCACCAGCGCCGCGATCAGCCACGGCAGCTTTGTCCTGAGGATCGGAATTGCCCGCCACGAAGTCAGAGCGCTATCCTTTGGTCTTGGTTTCAGATGCAACTGCTCTGATGAGTTTAGTCCCTATCGGCATGATCCGTCGATAGGATGTGGGTTTATTAATTTCGCAGCGCCCGTCAGGCGGGCCATTTTGCAAATGCGCGCGGCCCGTATCCCGGCCGCGCGCGGAAGCCCGATCACGCCCCGTTGAAACGTGGCGGGCGCTTTTCCAGAAAGGCGGCCATCCCCTCTTGCTGCGCGTCCGAGCCGTAAAGGGCGTGATACATCTGCCGTTCGAACCGCAGCCCGGATTCCAGCGCCCCCTGTTCGGCCATATTCACGCAGGCCCTTGCCATCATCGCGATGTCGCGCGGGTAACCGGCGATTTCGCGGGCCGTGGTCATGGCGGCTTCGGCCAGGTCATCGGCAGGGACGACACGGCTGATCAAGCCCATCTGAAGCGCCTCGGGCGCGGTAATCATGCGGCCGGTCAGGATCAGATCCATCGCCCTTGCGCGCCCGATCAGACGGGTCAGGCGCTGCGTGCCGCCGATGCCGGGAATGCAGCCGATCTTGATTTCCGGCTGTCCGAACCGGGCACTGTCGGCGGCCAGGATGATGTCGCACATCATCGCCACCTCGCATCCGCCGCCAAGGGCAAAGCCATTCACCGCCGCCAGTTTCGGCAGGCGAAGACCCGCGAAGCGATCCCACCCGGCAAAGAAATTGCTGGCATACATGCTGGTGTAATCCTGCACTGCCAGTTCGCCGATATCGGCGCCTGCGGCAAAGGCGCGGCCCTTGCCCGTCAGGATCAGGCAGCCGATCCCGGGATCGGCATCAAAACCGGTCGCGGCCTCCAGCACCTCTTCCATGACCTGCGTGTTCAGCGCGTTCAGCCTGTCAGGACGATTGAAGCGGATCGTGGCGACGCGGCCATCGGTTTCGGTTTCGATGGTGTCAAACATGTCAGCTGTCCCAGATTGCGCCATAGGCCGGGATGCCCAGGCTTTCCATATCATGCACCACCCAACGGGTGAGCTTCTGGTTCGAGATCACGATCACCGCCTCGGCCCCGCTGTCGCGCACGGCTTGCAGCGCCAATGCGGACAGGTCCGGCTTGCCATCGGTATCGGTGTCCCAGATCACCGGCTTTTCGGTATGGGCCTCGATCTCATCGACCAGCGCATCGCCATAAGTCGCGCGCGGGCTGCGGGTGGACCAGACCAGCCGGTTGGGCACCATGCCTTTCAGCAGATGCGGCAGGATGGGACCGATGCCCGAACCCGTGCCGATATAGACGACCCTGGTGAACAGTTCCTCGATCCGCGCCACGCCGGATGTGGTGATGCCCTTGACCCAGACATGGCTGGGCGGGTTGTCGATGAAATCTCCGGTCCAGTCGCCCGCCCGGCTGATCGCCAGACGATAGCCGGGCCGACCGGGCGTCGGAATATTGGCGAAGGAATGATATTGGCCGAAGGGCGTATGGGAAATCGCGTTGGAACTGCCCGCGAAGGGCGTATCGCCATAGTCGAACCCGGCGATGACCACGTGGTCCGAGGGCTTTTCGATGGTCACCGGAACCCGTTTCAATGTCAGCCAGGGCGAAAGGATCGACAGCGTGATCAGGCACAGCATCCAGAAGGCCGGGGTTTCGGTCAGCACGCCACCCGTGTCGCGGGTGATCGAGATCGTCTGCGCCCAGAACAGCGCCAGAACCGTCCAGCCCGCGAAACGGTGGATCTTTTCGAAGGCGTCATGAAAGCGCGCGCGGATTGGTCCGATGGCCGAGGCGATCATCAGCGCCATCAGCCCGACCATCGCCAGGCTCAGGCCGATTGTGCGGTCCGAGGGGATTGCCGCGCCGTTCAGCCGGTTGGCCAGCATCGCATAAAGCAGAAATCCGAACCAGACCGTGCCGGTCACAGTGCCGCCGGAATGCAGCCCGCCAAAGTGAAACACCTTGCCCGCGCCCCATCGGATCCACAGCGGCCAGCTGGTCGGGATCCGCGTGGCCAGCCAGAACAGCGCGTTGACCACCCGCTGCTGCCGGATCAGGATGCCCAGCGACAGGTTGATCAGCGCCATGTCCGCAATCGGGCCAAGCGCGAAGGCGCCATCCGCACGCCACGTGCCATCGCGAAGGCCGATCACGAAAACGCTCAGGTTCAGAAGGGCGACCAGACAGGCCAGCCGACGATACTCCATCAGGGCGGGATGGCGGGTGATGCGACGCCAGCGGGGGGTGGTCGTGTCAAGCTGCGCAGTCTCTGTCGTCATTATTTCAGCTCCAGCGCGCGCAGGGCGATCTCTGCTTTTGCCATTTCCAGCAACAGCCGCTTGTCGATCTTGCCGCGCGGGGTGCGCGGCAGTTCTGGCAGCGCCATCACCAGCGTCGGAACATTGTAATAGGGCAGGCTGTCGGCCACCGATTGCGTGGCCTGTTCCGGGTCTGCCGTGGCAGGGGAAATGAAGCTGACCAGATTGCGGTCGTCATATTTCAGCGTGACGGCGCGCGTGCAGCCGCCGGCGGCCTCCAAGGCCCGGGACACGCCGTCAAGCTCGACCCGGAAGCCCGCGATCTTGACCAGATCATCGACGCGGCCGAAATGCAGAAGCTCTCCATCCTCGGTCCAGGCGCCCAGATCGCGGGTATTGAACATCATATGGCCGGGGCGGAACGGATCGGGGCGATAGCGCTCGGCCGTCAGGTCGGGATTGGCCAGATAGCCCGCCGTCACGCAATCGCCGCCCGCCCACATCTGCCCCTTTTCGCCAATGGGCAGCGGGTTCAAATCTTCGCCCAGAATGTAGACGGTGTTGTTTGGCGTCGGGCGGCCGATGGTCAGGGCGGCCTTATGGGCGCTGTGGGGTTCGGCCGTGTTGATGATGGTCGTCTCGGTCGGGCCGCAAGAATTGTAGAAGGTGCAAAATTGCGACCATCTATCGGCCAGCCCACGCGGGCAGGGCTCACCGGCAACGGCGGCCACGCGGATCTGGCGGCAACGATCGACATCCAGCGTGTTCAGGATCGAGGGCGTGCAGATCAGGATATCCACCTTTTCCGCCGTCTCGGCGATGGATTTGCCGCGAATGACCAGCGTGGCACCATTGGACAGCGCGCCCAACACCTCCCATGCAGCCATGTCAAAGGCGATGGACAGGATCTGCCCCACACGCAGGCCGGGCCGCATGCCCAGATTGCCGGGGCGTGTGTGCAGGATATTGCACAGGTTCTTGTGGGTGACCTGCACGCCATTCGGCACGCCGGTGGTGCCCGATGTGAACAGGATCATCGCCCGGTCTTCGGGGTGAAGCGTGAAGCGCGGGCCTTCGGGGGCGGTGTCGGGCAGGGACGGATCGTCCATCACCTCATCAATGCAGATCAGCGTTTGCTTGCCTGCCTCTGCCGGAACGGCCTCGCGCAGTGAGGACAGCGTCAGCAGCACCCTGGCCCTTGTGATCCGGGCGATATGGCGCAGCCCTTCGGTGGGCGCCACGCCGACATGCTGCGGGGCATAGGCGGCGCCGACCTTCATCACGGCCAGAATCCCGACCAGCATCTCAAGAGAGCGTTGAAGGTACAGCCCGACCACCTGACCGCGCCTGACGCCCTGATCCGCCAGCAGATTGGCCAGCCGGTTCGACGCCAGATCAAGCGCGCCATAGGTGATCGAACTGCCCTGATACTCCGCCGCGACGGCATCGGGCTGCAGCGCCGCATAATGGCTGAACCCCGCCAGGATCGTGGCAAAGCGCGGCTTTTCCGTGGTCCCCCAGCCAAAGCTGTAAAACCGGTCGCGATCAAGCGGGCTCAGCGCCTGCAGTCCCGGTGACAGCGGCGATGGAAGCCCGGTTTTCAGGGCCAGGGGAATCGGGTCGCGCCGCTGAAACCGTGTCTCGGATGCCAGATCTTGCATCGTGGGATCTCCTTTTGCGTGTGTTTGATTCAGGAATAATGGGAATTTTTCCCATTTTTGTGTCACGATGCTACACATCCCATCACGAAACTGTGTGCGCTTGATAAAAACCGGGCAATGCGCTGAATAATGCCACCGACATATGAGGATGTTTTCTTGAGCAGCAATTCGCCGGATCTGTTTTCTGACGTGCTTGCAGATTTGCTGGCGCCGCTTGCGCAGGCGCTGGTCGCGCAGGGAATGACGCTGGCATCCGCGACCGAGGCGTTGAAGCAGGCATTGTGCAACGCGGCGATCGTTGCGGAAGGCGAGGGCGTTTCCGACAGCCGGATCAGCATTCTGACCGGCCTGCACCGCAAGGATGTCCGTCGCCTTCGGTCCCATGAGCCGGTCGTGCCGGGTCGTAAGACCGCCAACCGGATGGCGCTGCTGATCGGGCATTGGGCGACGGATCCGGATTTTCAGGGGCAGGACGGCAGACCACGCGCCCTGCCACGCGAAAGCGCCGACGAAAGACCGGCCTTCAACGATCTGGTGCGGCGGTTACGGCTGGATATGGCGCCCGGATCGATGCTGCAGGCGCTGATCGATCAGGGCGCGGTGTTTCAGGATGAGGATGGGTTGCTGCATCTGGCCTCGGACGCGCTGGTGCCGGAAGTCGGGGCGCAAGAGCTGGTCGCGGCCTATCACGCCACGCTGGCCACACATATGGCGGCGGCGACGCAGAACCTGCTGGCACAAAAGGGCGCGCGGCGGCAGTTTGACCGGGTGCTTCGATATTCCCATCTCAGCGATGCCTCGGTCGCGGAACTGGACCGGCTTGCCCGCGACGAGGCGCAGTCATTTCTGACACGGCTCAACGCCCGCGCGCATGAATTGCAACAGCGCGATGCGGAACATGGCGCGCGGGGCCGCTTTGCCGCAGGTGCCTATATCCTGCCGACGCCGGACGCAGCAGAGAAGGACGCAGAATGAGTTGGCATCGAGTTTTCCTGACTGTGCTGATCGGCCTCTTTTCGATCACCTTTGCTTTGGCTGACAATGACGATGCAGACCGGGAAGGGGGGATCATCGGCACCGGTATCCTTGGCACGATCACCGATCTTGGCAGCATCTATGTCAATGGACAGCATATCCGTTTTGACCCTGACTTTGCCATTGCCGAGGGGGTATCGGTAACGACGGCCGATGAATTGCAGCCGGGCCACACCGTCGCCGTGGTCGCGACTGCTGAGGGCGATGACTGGCGCGCGGCCGATATCCGGCAGGTCGTGCCGCTGGTCGGGCCTGTTCAGGCGAAATCGGATGTGGTTCTGCAGATCATGGGAACGACGGTCCTTGCAGATGCGGCCTTGTTGCAGACCATCCAGCCGGGCGACTGGATCGCCGTCAGCGGCCTGTGGCAGTCTCGGCAGGTTATCGCGACCCGTCTTGATCCGGTCGATCCCGGCACCCCGGCCCGGATCGAAGGCACGGCGCTGGATTACGAGGTGGGACAGCCGCTGCGGATCGGCGGAACCCAGATCACGGGGCTTGTGCCACAGCATATTCAGCAGGGCGACGTCCTGCGCGTCACAGGTGCTGCCGACGCCGCCACGCTGAAGGCCCAGCGGCTGGAAACAGGCGTCTTCGCGGCGACGCCGCAGGTCGTCTTTTCCGAGGGGTATTTCTCTGTGCCGACGGCCTCGGGGCTTTACACACTGCTGGGGGCGGATGTTGTGTCCTACACGGATAATCCGGGGATGATCGACCCTTCGGCCCGGCAACTTGTCTGCAGCAATGATGGCAGGCTGTTCCCCGCACCCGCCGATCAACTGGCGCCACAGGAGATTGCCTCGATCCTCACGAAATGCGCATCGGGCGTGGCATGGTGATGCCCGGGGCCGCCAGAGGGCGCTGCGAGATCACGCGGCCTGTCGCCTTCCGCGAAAGAAGCGCCAGACCAGCGCGACCAGCCCGACAGCCGCCAGCAATGCGACCGGCCAGTAGGTGGCATCGGCATTGGCCGCGATAATGCCGATCAGGGCCCATCCGACCGCGATGGGATAGCTGGCGATTTCGGGCCGCTGCGCCTGGACAGACAGCGCGACGATCAACGCAAGCGCAAGCAAAAGCAGCGCCGAAGCCATGCCCGAAAGAAGCCCATAGCCCGACAGCGTCACGGCCATTGCGACCGCTGAGGCCGCCGTCAGCCAGCCTGCGTAAAGCCCTATCGGACCTGCCTGCCAGATCCGGTCCTTGCGACCGCTGCGCAGCAAGGCGGTGATCGCGCCGCCGGCCATCACGATAATCATCACGGTCGCGAGGATCGGACGGGCATTGGCGACGGCGATCCAGGGCACGCCGACAGCCAGCGACAGCGCAAGGGCAGGGCGCGCGGCCTGCCAGTCTGGATCCTCGGCCCGGCGAAGTGCGCCATAGGCCAGACCCGCGATCAGCCACAGGTAAATCACGCCCCAGATCGAAAAGGCCCAGCCTGCGGGTTGGGCGGGCCAATGGTCCAGAACCACCGGAAACTGATCCTTGGTGAATCCGTTGAAGCCATCACTGGCCAGCGGGGACAGCGCGAAGGCGACCGCCAGGATCAGGACGGCCCAGGCCCGGAATTTCATCGTCATCACCCTTTTCGTGTTGTAGCCGCGGTGGAAGGCTGGCCGCGCATGCCGTGTGAAAAAGAAACGGGCCGCAGCCATCGCATGTGCGAAAGGCTGCGGCCCGGTCAGGCGTCAGATTACATCGCGGGCATCAGCACCGCGTCGATGACATGAACCACACCGTTGCCGGCAGCCAGATCGGCGGCGGTGACGGTCGCGCCTTCGTTGATCTTGACCATATCGCCATCAACCGACAGCTTCAGGCGGCAATTGCCGATGGTGGTGACTTCGGCCATGCCGTCGCCATCTTCGACCATCTTCACGACGTCAGCAGCCATCGCCTTGGTATCAACCACATGGCAGCCCAGAATCTTGGTCAGCATTTCCTTGTTCTCGGGCTTCAGGGCGTCTTCCAGCGCACCTTCGGGCAATGCGGCAAAGGCGGCATCGGTCGGTGCAAACACGGTGTAGGGGCCTTCACCCGACAGCGTCTCGACCAGGCCGGCGGCGGTCACTGCGGCTTCCAGAGTTTCATGATCGTCGGAACCGACGACGATATCGACGACAGTTGCGGGCATATCGCCGGACATCTTGTTCATGTCATCTGCAAAGGCGGCACCGCCGAAAGCAATGGTCGCGGCTGCAATCGAGGTTTTCAGAAAGTTCATGTCAAATCCTCCGTGTGTTGACTGCATCGGGAACGGGTGGCCAAGGGGAATAGTTGCAGAAATCTGATCACGGGTTCGTGATCGTTACCCGGTGGCTTGCACCCGCCAGCGGACTGGGCCAAGCTGCGCAAAAGGGGGCAGTATGACCGCATCCGACGACCTTGCCGCATTGCTGGCGCGCGTTGCCTTGCGTGATCGCGCTGCGTTTTCCGCCCTGTATCAGGCGGCCTCACCGAAACTTTTTGGTATTTGCCTTCGTATCCTCAGAAACAAGCCCGAGGCAGAGGATGCGTTGCAGGACATATTCGTGAAAATCTGGCACAACGCAGACCGCTATGCCGCATCGCGGTCCAGCCCCTATGCCTGGCTGAACACGGTCGCACGCAATCATGCCATCGACCTGCTGCGCGCCCGCAAACCCGGCGGGGGGGATCTGGACCTTGCCGAGCAACTTGCCGCCGATGAGCCTTCGCCCGAGGAAAGCGTCATCAACGCCTCGGAAGGGCGTCGCATCGACGCCTGCATGGAGCAACTGCCCCCGCAGCGGGGCGAGGCCGTGCGTTTGGCCTATGTCGAAGGTGACAGCTATATCGAACTGGCCGAAAGGTTCTCGGTCCCGCTGAATACGATGCGCAGCTGGCTGCGCCGAAGCCTGATCCAGCTGCGCGAGTGTCTGTCCCATGGCTGATCCGCGCGACATCGCCAGTGCGGGCGAATATGTGCTGGGGACGATGCCCCTTGCTGAAAGACAGGCCTTTGCGCAGCGCCTGCGCGAGGATGAAGATCTGGCGCAAGAGGTTGCCCGCTGGCAGTCCCATTTTGCGCCGCTGGATGATGAGATCGACCCGGTGACCCCGCCGCCGCAAGTCTGGAACGACCTGCAAAAGCGGCTGTTTGATGAGGCGCCAAAGCCTGCGGGCGTGTCGCCGTTCTGGCGCTGGCTGGGTCTTGGCGGCTCGCTGGCCGCGGCGGCCCTGGCTGCGGTGATCTGGCTGTCGCCGGAACCGCCGGGGTCGGACGGGCTGTGGGTCTCGGATATGGTGTCCGAGGATGGCTCGGTCCGGCTGGCCGCGCTTTATGACGAAGATAGCGGAGAGATGCGCGTCTCGGTCGGCGGTAAGGCCCCGGCCGAGGGGCGGGATTGGGAGCTTTGGCTGATCCAGGGCGACCGCGATCCGATCTCGCTGGGGGTGATGCCGCATCAGGGCAATGCCGCCATGCCGATCCCCGAAGAGCTGCGCCTGCTGATCGCCGACGCGACGCTGGCGATTACGGACGAACCGGCAGGCGGATCGCCGCAGGGCGTCGCCACCGGCCCGGTGGTCGCCGCCGCGCCCCTGCGCCGCATCTGATAGGGCCGACAGGCGATGGCCGCACCCCCGGCGTCGGGGACGCGGTAGAGGTTCAGCCCTCCAGCGACTTCGATCCGGCCTTGCCGAACCTGTCGGCCATCCATTCCGTCACGCTTTGAATCACGAAATACAGCGACGGGATGATGAACAGCCCGATCAGTGTCGCCCCCAACATGCCGCTGATGATGGTGATGCCCACGGCATTCTGCGCACCCGCGCCCGCGCCATGGGATTCCGCCAAAGGCAGCACGCCGAAGATAAAGGCCAGCGCCGTCATCAGCACGGCGCGGAACCGCGCCTCGGCGCCCTGCCGGGCGGCCTCGAAGACGGGCATGCCCTCTTCCCGCCTCTCCTTGGCGAATTCGACGATCAGGATGGCGTTCTTGGCCGCCAGACCGATCAGCAGCACCAGCGCGACCTGCACATAAAGGCTCATCTGCGTATTGGTGATGACCAGCCCAAGCCCGGCCCCAAAGGCCGCCGCGCCCAGCGACAGAAGGATCGCAATGGGCAGCGAAAAGCTTTCATACAGTGCCACGAGGAACAGATAGGCGAAGATCAGCGACATCACATAGGTCAGGTATTGCCCGCCGCCGCCCTGCTGTTCCTGATAGGACAGGCCGGACCAGGCGACGCCATAGCCTTCGGGCAAGGTTTCCTGGGCGATGCGTTCGCTGGCCGCCATGGCAGAGCCGGAACTGGCCCCGGGCGCGGCCTGACCGTTCACCGTGGCCGAGACCGACTGATTGAAGCGCGTGATCACATAGGGGCCAAGCACCGT from Paracoccus fistulariae carries:
- a CDS encoding fasciclin domain-containing protein produces the protein MNFLKTSIAAATIAFGGAAFADDMNKMSGDMPATVVDIVVGSDDHETLEAAVTAAGLVETLSGEGPYTVFAPTDAAFAALPEGALEDALKPENKEMLTKILGCHVVDTKAMAADVVKMVEDGDGMAEVTTIGNCRLKLSVDGDMVKINEGATVTAADLAAGNGVVHVIDAVLMPAM
- a CDS encoding tryptophan-rich sensory protein, with amino-acid sequence MTMKFRAWAVLILAVAFALSPLASDGFNGFTKDQFPVVLDHWPAQPAGWAFSIWGVIYLWLIAGLAYGALRRAEDPDWQAARPALALSLAVGVPWIAVANARPILATVMIIVMAGGAITALLRSGRKDRIWQAGPIGLYAGWLTAASAVAMAVTLSGYGLLSGMASALLLLALALIVALSVQAQRPEIASYPIAVGWALIGIIAANADATYWPVALLAAVGLVALVWRFFRGRRQAA
- a CDS encoding anti-sigma factor, coding for MADPRDIASAGEYVLGTMPLAERQAFAQRLREDEDLAQEVARWQSHFAPLDDEIDPVTPPPQVWNDLQKRLFDEAPKPAGVSPFWRWLGLGGSLAAAALAAVIWLSPEPPGSDGLWVSDMVSEDGSVRLAALYDEDSGEMRVSVGGKAPAEGRDWELWLIQGDRDPISLGVMPHQGNAAMPIPEELRLLIADATLAITDEPAGGSPQGVATGPVVAAAPLRRI
- a CDS encoding DUF5666 domain-containing protein — translated: MSWHRVFLTVLIGLFSITFALADNDDADREGGIIGTGILGTITDLGSIYVNGQHIRFDPDFAIAEGVSVTTADELQPGHTVAVVATAEGDDWRAADIRQVVPLVGPVQAKSDVVLQIMGTTVLADAALLQTIQPGDWIAVSGLWQSRQVIATRLDPVDPGTPARIEGTALDYEVGQPLRIGGTQITGLVPQHIQQGDVLRVTGAADAATLKAQRLETGVFAATPQVVFSEGYFSVPTASGLYTLLGADVVSYTDNPGMIDPSARQLVCSNDGRLFPAPADQLAPQEIASILTKCASGVAW
- a CDS encoding DUF6502 family protein; amino-acid sequence: MSSNSPDLFSDVLADLLAPLAQALVAQGMTLASATEALKQALCNAAIVAEGEGVSDSRISILTGLHRKDVRRLRSHEPVVPGRKTANRMALLIGHWATDPDFQGQDGRPRALPRESADERPAFNDLVRRLRLDMAPGSMLQALIDQGAVFQDEDGLLHLASDALVPEVGAQELVAAYHATLATHMAAATQNLLAQKGARRQFDRVLRYSHLSDASVAELDRLARDEAQSFLTRLNARAHELQQRDAEHGARGRFAAGAYILPTPDAAEKDAE
- a CDS encoding sigma-70 family RNA polymerase sigma factor, coding for MTASDDLAALLARVALRDRAAFSALYQAASPKLFGICLRILRNKPEAEDALQDIFVKIWHNADRYAASRSSPYAWLNTVARNHAIDLLRARKPGGGDLDLAEQLAADEPSPEESVINASEGRRIDACMEQLPPQRGEAVRLAYVEGDSYIELAERFSVPLNTMRSWLRRSLIQLRECLSHG